The Streptomyces sp. NBC_01255 genome window below encodes:
- a CDS encoding tryptophan 2,3-dioxygenase family protein: MSLPPGSPHSGAGSVDPNLDFAGTTPYEDYVQADVLTHLQHLRSDDPGEMVFLVTTQVMELWFTVIVHEWETASRALREDRVPVAMDALKRSVRELEALNHSWRPLAQLTPGQFNAYRAALGEGSGFQSAMYRRMEFLLGEKSASMLVPHRGAPRVHAELEKALQEPSLYDEVLGLLARRGLPVPQSVLGRDLAQRYEPSPAVEAVWAGIYADTDQNTELVRLGEALSDVAELVWRWRNDHLVATRRAMGAKTGTGGSAGVAWLEKRAQKNVFPELWTARSHV; the protein is encoded by the coding sequence ATGTCACTCCCCCCGGGTTCTCCCCATTCCGGAGCCGGTTCGGTCGACCCGAACCTCGACTTCGCGGGTACCACGCCGTACGAGGACTACGTCCAGGCGGACGTCCTCACCCACCTCCAGCACCTCCGCTCGGACGACCCGGGCGAGATGGTCTTCCTGGTCACCACCCAGGTCATGGAGCTGTGGTTCACGGTCATCGTCCACGAGTGGGAGACCGCGAGCCGCGCCCTGCGCGAGGACCGCGTCCCCGTCGCGATGGACGCGCTCAAGCGCTCGGTGCGCGAGCTGGAGGCCCTGAACCACTCGTGGCGGCCGCTCGCCCAGCTCACCCCCGGCCAGTTCAACGCCTACCGGGCCGCGCTCGGCGAGGGCTCCGGCTTCCAGTCGGCGATGTACCGCCGCATGGAGTTCCTGCTCGGCGAGAAGTCCGCGTCGATGCTCGTCCCGCACCGGGGCGCGCCCCGCGTCCACGCCGAGCTGGAGAAGGCGCTCCAGGAGCCGAGCCTGTACGACGAGGTCCTCGGCCTGCTGGCCAGGCGCGGTCTGCCCGTGCCGCAGTCGGTCCTCGGCCGTGACCTCGCGCAGCGGTACGAGCCTTCCCCGGCGGTCGAGGCCGTCTGGGCCGGGATCTACGCGGACACCGACCAGAACACCGAGCTGGTCCGGCTCGGCGAGGCCCTCAGCGACGTCGCCGAGCTCGTCTGGCGATGGCGCAACGACCACCTGGTGGCGACCCGGCGCGCGATGGGCGCGAAGACCGGCACCGGCGGTTCGGCGGGCGTGGCCTGGCTGGAGAAGCGGGCCCAGAAGAACGTGTTCCCGGAGCTCTGGACGGCGCGCAGCCATGTCTGA
- a CDS encoding DUF3152 domain-containing protein, whose translation MRRLALPVLVLMTVALGGGAALAHFNGQTTDDSAAPAPQATTATADPTTDAPTPRPTTAKPKPKPKATTAKPKPKPTPTPKKTTVPKSGAGTFTTAQASGDAEGTGGSLRRYRVQVEDGIELSAHSAAAEIQQILAHPRSWAAHGRGRFQLVSQNADFVIRIATPDTADALCAQQGLNTHGELNCETTDGVVVNLKRWMLGSPTFAGEPAEYRHLIINHEVGHEIGIRQHMGCPGPGKLAPAMMQQIKGLNGCRSNAFPYDEDGSYITGPIVS comes from the coding sequence GTGCGCCGTCTCGCGCTGCCGGTCCTGGTCCTGATGACCGTCGCCCTCGGCGGCGGCGCGGCCCTCGCGCACTTCAACGGTCAGACGACCGACGACTCGGCCGCCCCCGCGCCGCAGGCGACGACCGCGACTGCGGATCCGACGACGGACGCACCCACCCCCCGGCCGACCACGGCGAAGCCGAAACCGAAGCCGAAGGCCACGACGGCGAAGCCGAAACCCAAGCCGACGCCGACGCCGAAGAAGACGACCGTGCCGAAGTCCGGCGCCGGGACCTTCACCACCGCGCAGGCCTCCGGTGACGCGGAGGGCACAGGCGGCTCGCTGCGCCGCTACCGCGTCCAGGTCGAGGACGGCATCGAGCTCTCGGCGCACTCGGCGGCCGCCGAGATCCAGCAGATCCTGGCCCATCCGCGCAGCTGGGCCGCGCACGGCCGGGGCCGTTTCCAGTTGGTCTCGCAGAACGCCGACTTCGTCATCCGGATCGCCACCCCGGACACGGCGGACGCCCTCTGCGCCCAGCAGGGTCTGAACACCCACGGCGAGCTGAACTGCGAGACCACCGACGGCGTCGTGGTGAACCTCAAGCGGTGGATGCTCGGCTCGCCGACCTTCGCGGGGGAGCCGGCCGAGTACCGGCACCTGATCATCAACCACGAGGTGGGGCACGAGATCGGCATCAGGCAGCACATGGGCTGCCCGGGTCCGGGCAAGCTCGCGCCGGCGATGATGCAGCAGATCAAGGGTCTGAACGGCTGCCGTTCGAACGCATTTCCGTATGACGAAGACGGGAGCTACATCACGGGCCCGATCGTGTCATGA
- a CDS encoding alpha/beta hydrolase produces MPDPAARDAAEEASAFSHPAVAPDASAAYGDHPDQVVDFYAPRDGRTRAPLVVALHGGAWRAPYDRQHLTPFVDFLARRGFAVASVEYRRGSDIPRQGGTAPVAGRWPETFDDVAAALDAVPALAAAHLPQADTARIVLTGHSAGGHLALWAAARHVLPAGSPWRLPAPPALRGVVALAPIAHFERAVELGVCGGAVTELLGGEAEYAHRAAFADPAVLLPTGIATTIVQGREDVVVPHTVAEAYAEAAAKAGEEVGFTLLEGVGHFPLIDPAADACAVVSEEIAQLAW; encoded by the coding sequence ATGCCGGACCCCGCCGCGCGCGATGCCGCCGAAGAAGCGTCGGCCTTCTCGCACCCGGCCGTCGCCCCGGACGCCTCCGCCGCGTACGGCGACCACCCGGACCAGGTGGTCGACTTCTACGCCCCGCGCGACGGCCGCACCCGGGCCCCGCTCGTCGTCGCCCTGCACGGCGGCGCGTGGCGGGCGCCGTACGACCGGCAGCATCTGACCCCGTTCGTGGACTTCCTGGCCCGCCGCGGCTTCGCCGTCGCCAGCGTCGAGTACCGGCGCGGCAGCGACATCCCCCGCCAGGGCGGTACGGCCCCGGTCGCCGGGCGCTGGCCGGAGACCTTCGACGACGTGGCCGCCGCGCTCGACGCCGTACCGGCGCTGGCCGCCGCACACCTGCCGCAGGCGGACACCGCCCGGATCGTCCTCACCGGCCACTCCGCCGGCGGGCACCTCGCCCTCTGGGCCGCGGCCCGCCATGTCCTGCCCGCCGGCTCCCCCTGGCGGCTGCCCGCCCCGCCCGCGCTGCGCGGGGTCGTCGCCCTCGCCCCGATCGCCCACTTCGAGCGGGCGGTGGAGCTCGGCGTGTGCGGCGGCGCGGTCACCGAACTCCTCGGCGGCGAGGCGGAGTACGCGCACCGGGCGGCCTTCGCGGACCCGGCCGTCCTCCTCCCGACGGGCATCGCGACCACGATCGTCCAGGGCCGCGAGGACGTCGTCGTCCCGCACACGGTCGCCGAGGCGTACGCGGAGGCGGCGGCGAAGGCCGGCGAGGAGGTCGGCTTCACGCTTCTCGAAGGCGTCGGCCACTTCCCGCTGATCGACCCGGCGGCGGACGCGTGCGCGGTGGTCTCTGAGGAGATCGCCCAGCTGGCCTGGTGA
- a CDS encoding MalY/PatB family protein, with translation MYDFDRETDRHGTWSVQWDGIADRFGVSDLLPFTISDMDFASPPEVLAALRDRVDHGVFGYTDWRLGDFRDAIRHWYASRYATEIDPGALVYAPSVLNQLSQLLRMWTEPGDGVVVHTPTYDGFRKAVTGLGRELRGVPLGDLDALERELARPDSRMLLLCSPHNPTGRVWTEEELAAFAELAERHGASVVSDEIHADLTTDGHRHVPWTRVAEPGRGRRWALVTSGTKAFNFPALSGSYGILGDPDAREAFVRRMETGEGLASPAVLSLTAHIAAYRQGAPWLDELRGYVAGTMELLRERLATGLPGVVWEPPQAGYLAWIDLRPLGIEETRLQEELVSVEKVAIMPGGVYGTPGFVRLNVGCPRKKAERGVDALIRAATRLRTA, from the coding sequence ATGTACGACTTCGACCGTGAGACAGACCGGCACGGGACCTGGTCGGTCCAGTGGGACGGGATAGCGGACCGCTTCGGCGTCTCCGACCTGCTCCCCTTCACCATCTCCGACATGGACTTCGCCTCGCCTCCGGAGGTTCTTGCCGCCCTGCGCGACCGCGTCGACCACGGGGTCTTCGGCTACACGGACTGGCGGCTCGGCGACTTCCGGGACGCGATCCGGCACTGGTACGCGAGCCGGTACGCGACCGAGATCGACCCGGGCGCGCTGGTGTACGCGCCGTCCGTGCTCAACCAGCTGTCGCAGCTCCTGCGGATGTGGACGGAGCCCGGCGACGGCGTCGTCGTGCACACCCCCACCTACGACGGCTTCCGCAAGGCCGTCACCGGGCTCGGGCGCGAGCTGCGCGGCGTACCGCTCGGGGACCTCGACGCCCTGGAACGGGAGCTGGCCCGCCCCGACAGCCGGATGTTGCTGCTTTGCTCCCCGCACAACCCGACCGGCCGGGTGTGGACGGAGGAGGAGCTCGCCGCCTTCGCCGAGCTGGCGGAGCGCCACGGCGCGTCCGTCGTCAGCGACGAGATCCACGCCGACCTCACCACCGACGGCCACCGCCACGTCCCGTGGACGCGGGTGGCGGAGCCGGGCCGGGGCCGCCGCTGGGCGCTCGTCACCTCCGGCACGAAGGCCTTCAACTTCCCCGCGCTCTCCGGTTCGTACGGGATCCTCGGCGACCCCGACGCCCGCGAGGCCTTCGTCCGGCGCATGGAGACCGGCGAGGGCCTCGCCTCGCCCGCCGTCCTCTCGCTGACGGCCCACATCGCCGCGTACCGACAGGGCGCACCGTGGCTGGACGAGCTGCGCGGCTATGTCGCGGGCACGATGGAGCTGCTCCGGGAGCGGCTGGCCACGGGCCTGCCCGGCGTCGTCTGGGAGCCCCCGCAGGCCGGCTACCTCGCCTGGATCGACCTGCGGCCGCTCGGGATCGAGGAGACCCGGCTCCAGGAGGAGCTGGTGTCGGTGGAGAAGGTCGCGATCATGCCGGGCGGGGTGTACGGGACGCCGGGCTTCGTCCGGCTGAACGTGGGCTGCCCGAGGAAGAAGGCCGAGCGGGGCGTGGACGCGCTGATCCGGGCGGCGACCCGGCTGCGTACGGCCTGA
- a CDS encoding DUF3151 domain-containing protein — protein sequence MAIHENLLGGPAPTHLPDDPGPRELLANGTAPAEVAAQYPTSSLAWAQLADDAFEGGRVVESYAYARTGYHRGLDSLRRSGWKGHGPVPWEHEPNRGFLRALHALARAAGAIGEKEEFERCTTFLRDSSETAAETLG from the coding sequence ATGGCCATCCACGAGAACCTTCTGGGGGGACCGGCCCCCACCCACCTGCCCGACGACCCGGGGCCGCGCGAACTGCTCGCGAACGGTACGGCGCCGGCGGAGGTCGCCGCGCAGTACCCGACGTCTTCGCTCGCCTGGGCGCAGCTCGCCGACGACGCCTTCGAGGGCGGCCGGGTCGTCGAGTCGTACGCCTACGCCCGTACGGGCTACCACCGCGGCCTGGACTCGCTGCGCCGCAGCGGCTGGAAGGGCCACGGCCCGGTGCCGTGGGAGCACGAGCCGAACCGCGGCTTCCTGCGCGCGCTGCACGCCCTCGCCCGGGCGGCCGGCGCGATCGGCGAGAAGGAGGAGTTCGAGCGCTGCACGACCTTCCTGCGGGACTCCTCGGAGACCGCGGCGGAGACGCTCGGCTGA
- a CDS encoding MFS transporter codes for MGERDVRMASGTGRWILFTTVLGSGMVLLDSTVVNVALPHIGEDLDADLGALQWTVNAYMLTLAGLILLGGALGDRYGRRRVFVIGVVWFALASLLCGLAPNTGILIAARALQGVGGALLTPGSLALIQASFHEDDRAKAVGLWSGFGGVGAAVGPFVGGWLVDGPGWRWVFLLNVPLAALCVPVALRHVPESRDETAHGRFDVLGAVLGAAGLGLVTYALIGEAWWAGAVGVVLGAGFVVVERRRGERAMAPPSIFASRLFTSVNLVTLCVYAAFGGFFFLAALQLQVVSGYSALGAGTALLPTTVLMLLLSAKSGELGERIGPRIPLTVGPLLCAAGMLLMLRVGEDASYVQDVLPAVTVLGLGMTALVAPLTATVLASVDVARAGLASGINNAAARAAGLLAVAALPLLAGMGPEAYLSAEEFDETFRRAMPMCAGILVVGAVLAWTTMRTPAVGATCHPECRVHCGVTSPPLDPGERDAPA; via the coding sequence ATGGGTGAGCGGGACGTACGGATGGCCTCGGGGACCGGCCGGTGGATCTTGTTCACGACCGTCCTCGGCTCCGGGATGGTGCTGCTGGACTCCACCGTCGTCAACGTCGCCCTGCCGCACATCGGCGAGGACCTGGACGCCGACCTCGGCGCGCTCCAGTGGACCGTCAACGCCTACATGCTGACGCTCGCCGGGCTGATCCTGCTCGGCGGGGCGCTCGGCGACCGGTACGGCCGCCGCCGGGTCTTCGTGATCGGGGTGGTGTGGTTCGCGCTGGCCTCGCTGCTGTGCGGGCTCGCGCCGAACACCGGGATCCTGATCGCGGCCCGTGCCCTCCAGGGCGTGGGCGGGGCACTGCTCACACCCGGATCGCTCGCGCTGATCCAGGCCAGTTTCCACGAGGACGACCGGGCCAAGGCGGTCGGTCTGTGGTCCGGCTTCGGCGGGGTGGGCGCGGCGGTCGGGCCGTTCGTCGGCGGCTGGCTGGTGGACGGGCCGGGCTGGCGGTGGGTGTTCCTCCTGAACGTGCCGCTCGCCGCCCTCTGCGTGCCCGTCGCCCTGCGTCATGTGCCGGAGTCGCGGGACGAGACCGCGCACGGCCGTTTCGACGTGCTCGGTGCGGTCCTGGGCGCGGCGGGGCTCGGGCTCGTGACGTACGCGCTGATCGGCGAGGCCTGGTGGGCGGGGGCGGTCGGGGTGGTGCTCGGGGCGGGGTTCGTGGTGGTGGAGCGGCGGCGCGGCGAGCGGGCGATGGCGCCCCCGTCGATCTTCGCGTCCCGGCTGTTCACGTCGGTCAATCTGGTCACCCTGTGCGTGTACGCGGCGTTCGGCGGCTTCTTCTTCCTGGCCGCGCTCCAGCTCCAGGTGGTCTCGGGCTACTCGGCGCTGGGCGCCGGTACCGCGCTGCTGCCGACGACCGTGCTGATGCTGCTGCTGTCGGCGAAGTCCGGGGAGCTGGGGGAGCGGATCGGGCCCCGGATCCCGCTCACGGTGGGGCCGCTGCTGTGCGCGGCGGGGATGCTGCTGATGCTGCGGGTCGGGGAGGACGCCTCGTACGTGCAGGACGTGCTGCCGGCCGTGACGGTGCTCGGTCTCGGCATGACGGCCCTGGTGGCCCCGCTGACCGCGACCGTCCTGGCCTCCGTGGACGTGGCCAGGGCGGGCCTGGCGAGCGGGATCAACAACGCGGCGGCGCGGGCGGCCGGACTGCTCGCGGTGGCCGCGCTGCCGCTGCTGGCGGGGATGGGCCCGGAGGCGTACCTCTCGGCGGAGGAGTTCGACGAGACCTTCCGGCGCGCGATGCCGATGTGCGCGGGGATCCTGGTGGTGGGGGCGGTGCTCGCCTGGACGACGATGCGCACCCCGGCCGTGGGAGCCACGTGCCACCCGGAGTGCCGGGTCCACTGCGGGGTGACGTCACCGCCGCTCGACCCGGGCGAGCGGGACGCCCCGGCCTGA
- a CDS encoding cytochrome P450, whose product MDAVDVDAVYDPWSPGFVADPYPAYARLRAAGRAHWHGPTRQWLIPHYEDVSALLRDRRLGRTYTHRFTHEEFGREAPAAAYEPFHTLNDHGLLDLEAADHGRIRRLVSKAFTPRTVENLAPTVRRLAAGLVGDLVAQGGGDLLASVAEPLPVAVIAEMLGVPEDDEERGRLRPWSAAICGMFELNPSEETARRAVTASIEFSDYLRELIARRRKSPGDDLISGLVAVEGLTEQEMISTCVLLLNAGHEATVNTTVNGWWTLFRKGVRPDPEKLSTAVEELLRYDTPLQMFERWVLDDIEVGGQVIPRGSEVALLFGSANRDPARFGPTADELDLTRADNPHITFGAGIHYCLGAPLARLELEAVFGELLRQAPGLRLAAEPVWKPGYVIRGFEELLVEV is encoded by the coding sequence ATGGACGCTGTTGATGTCGACGCCGTGTACGACCCCTGGTCCCCCGGGTTCGTCGCCGATCCGTACCCCGCCTACGCCCGGCTGCGCGCCGCCGGTCGCGCGCACTGGCACGGTCCCACCCGGCAGTGGCTGATCCCGCACTACGAGGACGTGTCGGCGCTCCTCCGAGACCGGCGGCTCGGCCGGACGTACACGCACCGGTTCACCCACGAGGAGTTCGGGCGGGAGGCGCCGGCCGCCGCGTACGAGCCCTTCCACACGCTCAACGACCACGGGCTGCTCGACCTGGAGGCGGCCGACCACGGCCGGATCCGGCGGCTCGTGTCGAAGGCGTTCACGCCGAGGACGGTGGAGAACCTGGCGCCGACGGTACGGCGGCTCGCCGCCGGGCTCGTCGGCGACCTGGTCGCGCAGGGCGGCGGCGATCTGCTCGCCTCGGTCGCCGAACCCCTCCCCGTCGCGGTGATCGCCGAGATGCTGGGCGTCCCGGAGGACGACGAGGAGCGGGGGCGGCTGCGGCCTTGGTCGGCGGCGATCTGCGGGATGTTCGAGCTGAACCCCTCGGAGGAGACGGCCCGGCGGGCGGTGACGGCCTCGATCGAGTTCTCGGACTACCTGCGGGAGCTGATCGCGCGGCGCCGGAAGAGCCCCGGGGACGACCTGATCTCGGGCCTCGTCGCGGTGGAGGGGCTGACGGAGCAGGAGATGATCTCCACCTGCGTCCTGCTCCTGAACGCGGGCCACGAGGCCACCGTGAACACCACGGTCAACGGCTGGTGGACGCTCTTCCGCAAGGGTGTCCGTCCGGATCCCGAAAAGTTGTCCACAGCTGTGGAGGAACTTCTGCGGTACGACACCCCGCTCCAGATGTTCGAGCGCTGGGTCCTCGACGACATCGAGGTCGGCGGCCAGGTCATCCCGCGCGGCTCCGAGGTCGCCCTCCTCTTCGGCTCCGCCAACCGCGACCCGGCCCGCTTCGGCCCGACGGCCGACGAGCTCGACCTCACCCGCGCCGACAACCCCCACATCACCTTCGGCGCGGGCATCCACTACTGCCTCGGCGCCCCGCTCGCCCGCCTCGAACTGGAGGCGGTCTTCGGCGAATTGCTGCGCCAGGCGCCGGGCCTGCGGCTCGCGGCGGAGCCCGTGTGGAAGCCGGGGTACGTGATCCGGGGCTTCGAGGAGCTGCTCGTGGAGGTGTGA
- a CDS encoding sensor histidine kinase, with protein MERVTETRTSETSRSPELHLVQVAIGGLRQELFHDAFAYRPLPRMDVNSGPTRFLPERIRIFAGLLPHAFVAFCAVIVFALGYDRIYYAFGVSALVITCLPAAIVLLTLVRPILAFWASLGAAPFVGYVGGFDGGWPWTGACLVGHVVVLGVVAARTRPRTAVWMWLVTAAYCLFAEMFLGMGRSSVSVPLLFVSALVLLTVSMIQVRRQADREVTAQQTVTAQEISKRTVLEERTTIARELHDVVAHHMSVVAIQAEAAPYRVDNPPPELEQAFLTIRENAVAALTELRRILGVVRAEDYEAPDAPQPTLGDLDALVRNVTEAGLDVEKTVTGAVRELPQGVELSAYRIVQEALSNVLRHAPGAAAKVEVSYVLGGLGLRVANGPARGLVKPSPGAGHGITGMRERVTMLGGEMTAEVTADGGYEVAAFIPVSREETRDETREEAGE; from the coding sequence GTGGAGCGCGTGACCGAGACACGGACCTCCGAGACGAGCCGCAGCCCCGAGCTCCACCTGGTGCAGGTGGCCATCGGCGGGCTGCGCCAAGAGCTCTTCCATGACGCCTTCGCCTACCGACCGCTGCCGCGCATGGACGTGAACAGCGGGCCGACCCGCTTCCTGCCGGAGCGGATACGCATCTTCGCGGGGTTGCTCCCGCACGCATTCGTCGCGTTCTGCGCCGTGATCGTCTTCGCTCTGGGATACGACCGGATCTACTACGCCTTCGGCGTGTCGGCGCTCGTGATCACCTGCCTGCCGGCCGCGATCGTGCTGCTCACCCTGGTCCGGCCGATCCTCGCCTTCTGGGCTTCGCTCGGTGCGGCCCCCTTCGTCGGGTACGTCGGCGGTTTCGACGGCGGCTGGCCCTGGACGGGGGCATGCCTCGTCGGCCATGTGGTGGTCCTCGGCGTGGTCGCCGCCCGCACCCGGCCCCGTACCGCTGTGTGGATGTGGCTCGTGACGGCCGCCTACTGCCTTTTCGCCGAGATGTTCCTCGGCATGGGCCGCAGCTCCGTCTCGGTCCCGCTGCTCTTCGTCTCGGCCCTCGTCCTGCTCACCGTCTCCATGATCCAGGTCCGCCGCCAGGCCGACCGCGAGGTCACCGCCCAGCAGACCGTCACCGCCCAGGAGATCTCCAAGCGGACCGTCCTCGAAGAGCGCACCACCATCGCCCGTGAGCTCCACGACGTCGTCGCCCACCACATGTCGGTGGTCGCCATCCAGGCGGAGGCCGCGCCCTACCGGGTCGATAACCCGCCGCCGGAGCTGGAGCAGGCCTTCCTCACCATCCGCGAGAACGCCGTCGCCGCGCTGACCGAGCTGCGCCGCATCCTCGGGGTCGTCCGCGCCGAGGACTACGAGGCCCCCGACGCCCCGCAGCCGACCCTCGGCGACCTCGACGCACTCGTCCGCAACGTCACCGAGGCCGGGCTCGACGTCGAGAAGACGGTGACCGGCGCGGTGCGCGAGCTGCCGCAGGGCGTGGAGCTCTCCGCGTACCGGATCGTCCAGGAGGCCCTGTCGAACGTCCTGCGCCACGCGCCCGGCGCGGCGGCGAAGGTCGAGGTCAGCTATGTCCTCGGGGGGCTCGGGCTGCGCGTCGCCAACGGGCCCGCGCGCGGTCTCGTGAAGCCCTCGCCCGGAGCCGGGCACGGCATCACCGGCATGCGGGAGCGGGTGACCATGCTGGGCGGCGAGATGACCGCCGAGGTCACGGCCGACGGCGGCTACGAGGTGGCGGCCTTCATCCCCGTGAGCCGTGAAGAGACCCGTGACGAGACCCGTGAGGAGGCCGGGGAATGA
- a CDS encoding response regulator transcription factor yields MSIKVLIVDDQMMVREGFSVLLGAMPDIEVVGEAVNGREAISQVAALRPDVVLMDIRMPELNGIDATREIVAADEDAKVLVLTTFDLDEYVYQALRAGASGFLLKDASARQLAEGVRVVAAGEALLAPTVTKRLITEFAKAPGSSPRPPAMAQIGELTERETEVLVLIAQGLSNVEIAEHLVVAESTIKTHVSRILVKLGLRDRTQAAVFAYEAGLVRVGG; encoded by the coding sequence ATGAGCATCAAGGTGCTGATCGTCGACGACCAGATGATGGTCCGCGAGGGCTTCTCCGTCCTGCTCGGCGCGATGCCCGACATCGAGGTCGTCGGCGAGGCCGTCAACGGCCGGGAGGCGATCTCCCAGGTCGCCGCCCTCCGCCCGGACGTCGTCCTCATGGACATCCGGATGCCCGAGCTGAACGGCATCGACGCCACGCGGGAGATCGTCGCCGCCGACGAGGACGCGAAGGTCCTCGTCCTGACCACCTTCGACCTCGACGAGTACGTGTACCAGGCGCTGCGCGCCGGGGCCTCCGGCTTCCTCCTCAAGGACGCCTCGGCCCGGCAGCTCGCGGAGGGCGTGCGGGTCGTCGCGGCCGGCGAGGCGCTGCTCGCGCCGACCGTCACGAAGCGGCTGATCACCGAGTTCGCCAAGGCACCCGGCAGCTCCCCGCGCCCGCCGGCGATGGCGCAGATCGGGGAGCTGACGGAGCGGGAGACGGAGGTGCTCGTGCTCATCGCGCAGGGCCTGTCGAACGTCGAGATCGCCGAGCACCTCGTCGTCGCCGAGTCCACGATCAAGACGCACGTGAGCCGCATCCTGGTGAAGCTGGGGCTGCGCGACCGGACGCAGGCGGCGGTCTTCGCGTACGAGGCGGGTCTGGTGCGTGTCGGCGGCTGA
- the kynU gene encoding kynureninase, whose product MSDLLKGRALELDAADGLAKYREKFALDAGTVYLDGNSLGALPAHVPARMADVITREWGELRIRSWDESGWWTAPERIGDRIAPIVGAAPGQIVVGDSTSVNVFKAVVAAARINGDERDEILVDATTFPTDGYIAESAARMTGHEIVACDPADMADAVSDRTALALVNHVDYRTGRLQDLPGLTAALHAAGALAVWDLCHSAGALPVGLDAHGVDLAVGCTYKYLNGGPGSPAYLYVAERHQAAFDSPLPGWNSHTDPFAMTPGYEAAEGALRGRVGTPDILSMLALESALDVWDGVAIEDVRAKSLALTDFFLECVAAYAPAGRVVPVTPGARAERGSQTALSCENAPAVMAELIKRGVVGDLRRPDVLRFGFTPLYVGFADAERAARILAEVLADLPA is encoded by the coding sequence ATGTCTGACCTCCTCAAGGGCAGGGCCCTGGAACTCGACGCCGCCGACGGCCTCGCGAAGTACCGCGAGAAGTTCGCCCTCGACGCCGGGACCGTCTACCTCGACGGCAACTCGCTCGGCGCGCTGCCCGCGCACGTCCCGGCCCGCATGGCCGACGTGATCACCCGTGAGTGGGGCGAGCTGCGCATCCGCTCCTGGGACGAGTCGGGCTGGTGGACCGCGCCCGAGCGGATCGGCGACCGGATCGCCCCGATCGTCGGCGCCGCCCCCGGGCAGATCGTGGTCGGCGACTCGACGAGCGTGAACGTCTTCAAGGCGGTCGTCGCCGCGGCCCGGATCAACGGCGACGAGCGGGACGAGATCCTCGTCGACGCGACGACCTTTCCCACGGACGGGTACATCGCGGAGTCCGCGGCGCGCATGACGGGTCACGAGATCGTGGCGTGCGACCCGGCCGACATGGCGGACGCAGTGAGCGACCGGACGGCCCTCGCGCTCGTCAACCACGTCGACTACCGGACGGGTCGGCTCCAGGACCTGCCGGGCCTCACCGCCGCGCTTCACGCGGCGGGCGCGCTCGCCGTCTGGGACCTGTGCCACAGCGCGGGCGCCCTGCCCGTCGGCCTGGACGCCCACGGGGTCGACCTGGCCGTCGGCTGCACCTACAAGTACCTGAACGGCGGCCCCGGTTCGCCCGCGTACCTGTACGTCGCCGAGCGCCACCAGGCGGCCTTCGACTCGCCGCTGCCCGGCTGGAACTCGCACACGGACCCGTTCGCGATGACCCCCGGGTACGAGGCGGCCGAGGGCGCCCTGCGGGGCCGCGTCGGGACGCCGGACATCCTCTCCATGCTGGCGCTGGAGTCGGCGCTCGACGTGTGGGACGGCGTCGCGATCGAGGACGTGCGCGCCAAGTCCCTCGCGTTGACGGACTTCTTCCTGGAGTGCGTCGCCGCCTACGCGCCCGCGGGCCGGGTCGTCCCGGTGACGCCGGGAGCGCGCGCCGAGCGCGGCAGCCAGACCGCGCTGAGCTGCGAGAACGCGCCCGCCGTGATGGCGGAGCTGATCAAGCGCGGGGTCGTCGGCGACCTGCGCCGCCCGGACGTGCTGAGGTTCGGCTTCACGCCGCTGTACGTGGGCTTCGCGGACGCGGAGCGCGCGGCCCGGATCCTCGCGGAGGTCCTGGCCGACCTCCCCGCCTGA